One genomic region from Evansella sp. LMS18 encodes:
- a CDS encoding SH3 domain-containing protein, with the protein MNKKLLAAAIIGLLFLSVVIAAGQHVQPVLANSGEHGEITASSLNVREQPGTNSRIIGSLSRGATVELHEKTGSWYKIRVNNRWGYIHGDYVRVQSSASSGSQITGTGKITASRLNVRASASTGARIVGTLNNGQQVDLYERSGQWYKVKLSNGWGYIHGDYVQVTQSSGGNSSGSGSSAGSGSSQVTGSGTITATRLNVRASASTSARIVSSLSQGTKIDLYGKSGQWHQIKVNNGWGYIHQDYVQVSQSGGSSSGSGSSAGSSNSEVTGSGTITASRLNVRASASTGSRIIASLNQGTKVDLYEKSGQWHKVRVNNQWGYIHGDYVRVSQTSGGSSSGTSEQVTGSGTVTASRLNVRESASTSSRIVSSLSSGARVDLYGNSGDWYKIKAGNGWGYVHSSYINTSSQSQGNSSSGTGNINLSGKTVFLDPGHGGRDPGAVVSGVYESNIALGISNKLKSRLEAAGARVVTSRTTDVFLSLGERTARANNSGADIFISIHSNSFVSSAARGAETYYNTQFQGANSRKLAEAIQNRMVSGVNFNNRGVKTSNFEVIRYTRIPSVLLEAGFMTNPGDLHILRTQQDKIADELLIAINDYFNN; encoded by the coding sequence TTGAATAAAAAACTATTAGCTGCAGCCATCATTGGATTATTATTCTTATCTGTAGTGATTGCCGCCGGACAGCATGTACAGCCCGTGCTCGCAAATAGCGGCGAACATGGGGAAATAACTGCAAGTTCCCTGAATGTAAGAGAGCAGCCTGGCACTAATTCACGAATTATTGGAAGCTTATCAAGAGGAGCAACCGTGGAACTACATGAAAAAACAGGCAGCTGGTACAAAATCAGGGTAAATAATCGATGGGGATATATTCACGGTGACTATGTGAGGGTTCAGAGCTCCGCCTCTTCAGGGTCCCAGATTACCGGCACCGGAAAGATTACCGCTTCGAGACTGAATGTCAGGGCAAGCGCAAGCACGGGTGCACGAATCGTTGGCACTCTGAATAACGGCCAGCAAGTGGATTTATATGAAAGGTCTGGGCAGTGGTACAAGGTTAAGCTGTCTAATGGCTGGGGATACATACACGGAGATTACGTACAGGTAACGCAATCTTCTGGAGGGAATTCCTCCGGATCAGGAAGTTCCGCGGGCAGCGGGAGCAGCCAGGTTACAGGAAGCGGGACAATCACTGCAACAAGGCTGAATGTCAGGGCGAGCGCTAGTACAAGCGCCCGGATTGTAAGCAGCTTAAGCCAAGGAACAAAAATCGATTTGTACGGAAAATCAGGCCAATGGCATCAAATCAAAGTAAATAATGGCTGGGGATACATTCACCAGGACTATGTCCAGGTTAGCCAGTCCGGCGGAAGCTCATCCGGATCTGGAAGCTCCGCGGGCAGCAGCAACAGTGAGGTAACGGGAAGCGGCACGATCACCGCATCCCGATTGAATGTAAGAGCAAGTGCAAGCACTGGCTCCAGGATTATCGCAAGCCTCAACCAGGGCACAAAAGTAGATTTATATGAGAAATCCGGCCAGTGGCATAAGGTGAGAGTAAATAACCAATGGGGTTATATTCACGGTGATTATGTGCGGGTCAGCCAGACATCCGGCGGCAGTTCTTCCGGCACCTCTGAGCAGGTGACAGGGAGCGGGACAGTAACCGCGAGCCGCCTGAATGTCAGAGAAAGTGCGTCCACCTCCTCACGTATTGTCAGCTCCCTGAGCAGCGGAGCGAGAGTGGATTTATACGGAAATTCAGGCGACTGGTACAAAATCAAAGCTGGAAACGGCTGGGGTTATGTTCATAGCTCTTATATAAATACGAGCAGCCAGAGCCAGGGAAACAGCAGTTCAGGTACAGGGAATATTAATCTGTCAGGAAAAACTGTATTTCTCGATCCTGGCCACGGGGGCAGGGACCCAGGGGCCGTAGTGAGCGGTGTGTATGAAAGTAATATCGCTCTCGGTATATCCAATAAACTTAAGTCAAGGCTGGAAGCTGCCGGGGCAAGGGTCGTAACGAGCAGGACCACTGATGTCTTTTTATCATTGGGAGAGCGCACAGCTCGTGCGAATAACTCCGGGGCGGATATTTTTATCAGCATCCACAGCAATTCCTTTGTCAGTTCAGCTGCAAGGGGTGCTGAAACCTACTATAATACCCAGTTCCAGGGAGCGAACAGCAGGAAACTGGCGGAAGCCATTCAAAACCGGATGGTCAGCGGCGTGAACTTCAATAACCGTGGTGTGAAAACTTCTAACTTCGAGGTTATAAGGTATACGCGTATCCCATCTGTTCTTCTCGAAGCTGGCTTTATGACTAACCCTGGTGACCTCCACATACTGAGGACACAGCAGGACAAAATCGCAGATGAACTGTTAATAGCAATCAATGATTATTTT